The following are encoded in a window of Cygnus atratus isolate AKBS03 ecotype Queensland, Australia chromosome 20, CAtr_DNAZoo_HiC_assembly, whole genome shotgun sequence genomic DNA:
- the YWHAE gene encoding 14-3-3 protein epsilon, with amino-acid sequence MDDREDLVYQAKLAEQAERYDEMVESMKKVAGMDVELTVEERNLLSVAYKNVIGARRASWRIISSIEQKEENKGGEDKLKMIREYRQMVETELKLICCDILDVLDKHLIPAANTGESKVFYYKMKGDYHRYLAEFATGNDRKEAAENSLVAYKAASDIAMTELPPTHPIRLGLALNFSVFYYEILNSPDRACRLAKAAFDDAIAELDTLSEESYKDSTLIMQLLRDNLTLWTSDMQGDGEEQNKEALQDVEDENQ; translated from the exons AAATGGTTGAATCAATGAAGAAAGTGGCTGGAATGGATGTGGAGTTGACAGTGGAAGAGAGAAACCTGCTTTCTGTTGCATATAAAAACGTGATTGGAGCCAGAAGAGCTTCCTGGAGAATAATCAGCAGCAttgaacagaaagaagaaaacaaaggtggagaagataaattaaaaatgattcgGGAATATCGGCAAATG gttgaGACTGAACTGAAGTTAATCTGTTGTGACATTCTGGATGTACTGGACAAACACCTCATTCCAGCAGCTAACACTGGCGAGTCCAAGGTTTTCTATTACAAAAT GAAGGGGGACTACCATAGGTATCTGGCTGAGTTTGCCACAGGAAATGAcaggaaggaggctgcagagaaTAGCTTGGTGGCTTACAAGGCTGCTAGTGATATTGCAATGACAGAACTCCCGCCAACACATCCTATCCGCTTAGGACTTGCCCTCAACTTCTCTGTATTCTACTATGAAATTCTTAATTCTCCTGATCGTGCCTGCAG GTtggcaaaagcagcttttgaTGATGCTATTGCAGAACTGGATACGCTGAGTGAAGAAAGCTATAAGGACTCTACACTTATCATGCAGTTGTTACGTGATAATCTGACACTATGGACTTCAGACATGCAGGGTGATG GTGAAGAACAGAATAAAGAAGCGCTGCAGGATGTGGAAGATGAAAACCAGTGA